One region of Limnospira fusiformis SAG 85.79 genomic DNA includes:
- a CDS encoding CHAT domain-containing protein, translated as MNDESSAVLAIKFYQEYLGGETAAVALHKAKNWLRCEATWAEIAKVYESCLSDPLSESNQGILAKALGRIERQENPEVMPFSDVYHWGSLVISGY; from the coding sequence GTGAATGATGAATCGTCGGCGGTATTGGCGATTAAGTTTTATCAGGAATATCTAGGGGGTGAAACGGCGGCGGTGGCTTTACATAAAGCGAAAAATTGGTTACGCTGTGAGGCGACCTGGGCAGAAATTGCCAAGGTTTATGAATCCTGTTTATCAGATCCTTTGAGTGAGAGTAATCAGGGAATTTTAGCCAAGGCTTTAGGACGGATTGAAAGACAGGAAAACCCGGAAGTTATGCCGTTTTCTGATGTTTATCATTGGGGGAGTTTGGTGATTTCGGGTTATTAA